TTCAACCAAGTGTTAATGTTGCAGGCATGGATCTTATTTTACATTATTTTGCAGGAGCGTGCTTTGCAAACCTGAAATCTCATCTTGGACCAGGAAGCTAGAGCAGGCAGAAGCTCTAATTTTGGTTAAAGCTGTGGAGTGGTTGTTTTATACATCATGTGCAGCTATCTCATGGTTATTATAAGAAGGGGATCAATGGTTGTTTTATACATCGTACTTTCAACCAAGTTCCTCAACCCAGGCTCTCGAACGTTTGTAATACCAGTTTAGTTTTACTCCTATGTAGCTCGAGTTTTTGCCATTGTTGATCACAATTTAATTCCCAGTTTTATTTTTCAACgtcattttatttttcagtaCAGAGATGTAAACAAGAAAAGGATTCATAATCCCAAAACTCGTCTTTGTTTTTCTTCCCCATCAGCTTAATCGTCGTCAAATGCAGTTTTATATCCTGCAGGAAGGTTCTAGGTTCCATGTTTCCAAGGCCAGCACCATCATAACCTCTGGGAGAATGAATTATGTTTTGGTAACTTGCTTAATCATAAAGCCCAAAGTGTCTCTAATGCTCGGGTGCGTTTCACTGGAGCGTCAATAGCGTTGGATGCACATTAGACTTCTCATGTTGGTACAAATTTGATTCGGGGTATACCAAAATCCTAATAAGATAAGCATTGGATTTGTACACTCCCCAAGAAATTAGGAAACCTATTAGCAATGTTGTTTCGTTTTCCCTTTTAGAGCCGAATTATGAATCCAAATGAAGGTTTTTGAAAAGGCTTCCAAATCTAGTCTTTCAACATGTTATAAATACAAAAAGTTTTAACCAAATCTTTGACATTACAATTACGTTCTTCCTTTAAGAGTCTGCTAATAATAAAGTCAGAAAGACAGTTCTTAAAATTTTCAGAGAAAAAGATCAGAAGATTTGGCAGTCGAGTGTCCTCTTTGCTAATGCCCGGTTCAAGCCAATTTTCCTAGGAACTCTTCAACCTAACACTACCTTGAGTAAGCTGATGAAGCGTGTCTGTGATACGCAAAAACGTATTCGTGCAGCAGAAGCCTGTGTTGCAGCTACATCAATTGAAACACATAGGATGAAAAGCTCAGAAACAAAAGCAATGACTATATTAAAAGAATTTAGAGAACAGTGCGCTACACCAATTGAGCAACTTAGAGAAGTTGCTGATGCTATGACTGCTGAGATGCATGCTGGTCTTGCTTCTGAAGGTGGTAGCAAGCTTAATATGCTTAATAGCTATGTTAATAATCTCCCTACTGGAGATGAACATGGCCTATTTTATGCTTTAGATCTTGGCGGCACAAACTTCCGCGTATTGCGTGTGCAATTGGCTGGAAGAGATGGGCGTGTTGCTAAACAAGAATTTGCGGAAGTCTCAATTCCTGCTGAACTGATGACTGCCACTTCAGGTGAACTATTTGATTTCATTGCGAAAGAACTGGCAAGATTTATATCAACAGAAGGAGAAGGGTTTTTCCTCCGTCCTGGTAGTCAGAGGGAATTGGGTTTCACCTTTTCATTCCCTGTCAAGCAGTTATCGATCTCATCTGGAACCCTAATTAGGTGGACTAAGGGTTTCTCCATTGATGATGCGGTTGATAAAGATGTGGTGGTAGAACTGACTAAGGCCTTAGACGGACAGGGGATTGACATGTGTGTTGCAGCTCTGGTGAATGACACAATTGGTACATTAGCTGGAGGCAAATACTTCAATAATGATGTTGCAGCTGCAGTTATTTTGGGAACTGGAACAAACGCAGCATATGCAGAGCGTGCACATGGTCTCCTGCCTAAATCAGGAGAGATGGTAATCAACACAGAGTGGGGTAACTTCCAGTCATCGCACCTTCCTGTAACTAAATACGATCAGGCTTTGGACCAGGACAGTCTTAATGTTGGTGAGCAGATTTTTGAAAAGATTATTTCTGGGATGTACTTGGGGGATATTGTGCGTAGAGTCCTCTGCAAAATGTCTGAAGAGGCTGGATTTTTTGGTGATATTGTTCCACCAAAACTTAGGACTCGATTCGTTTTGAGGACTCCTGAAATGTGTGCCATGCATCATGATACATCCGCAGATTTGAGAGTGGTTGGAAGCAAATTGAAGGACATCTTTGGGATATCTGATACTTCCCTTGAAACAAGAAGAGTGGTTGTAGATCTCTGCAACATTGTTGCAACACGTGCTGCCCGTCTTTCGGCCGCAGGGATCTTGGgtattttgaagaagatgggAAAAGACACGGTAAAGGAGGGAGAGAAGCAGAGAACTGTTGTAGCCGTGGATGGAGGACTATTTgagcactacaccaaattcagatCCTGTTTGAAGAGCACCCTCAATGAGTTACTCGGAGATGAAGTTTCGCACACCGTTGTTATTGAACACGCAAATGATGGCTCTGGAATTGGAGCTGCTCTTCTTGCAGCTTCTCATTCTCAGTATCACTAAGTTGAAGAATCCTGAAACTTGTAGGGTCATATTGAATTGTGTATAGTTGCAGAACGTGAAAGTGTCTTATGATTTCCCACTTCGGTCTGGCTTCTGCCTATTTTCTTCTTTCTCGCTACAAGTATCATACTCTGGCTTCGTATATGGATGCAATATAAGTCTATACACTGTATTTGTCTTCCTTCTTGTTCTAAATGAAATGTGTGGATATGAAACTGTTCTTTTATTTAAGCTGATTtctattttaggcaaaatttctaCAAGCATAGCAAAACACCTGCAAATGTAAGTTTTCTGCCTCACTAAACGCTACTACAGAGTGCAGAATGCTAACAAATTTGTAAATTATACTATAAAGTTCTGTTGCTCAGGATGACATTTGCTAACTGTAAACATATTTTGTTTATAAGCTGTAACCAACGCTTTCTTCTCACATAATTCTTCAGAAGAACAATGACTTGCAAGATTTCAATGCTTCTGACATGGCTGTCGTATTGGAAGTTAATGTACTTATTGAGGAGAACACCAAACTCCATATAACATAAACAAGAAAATCTGTTGTCTTATTTTGAATTTGTACCCCATATTAGCAACGTTGAAAATTTGTATCAAAGGTTCATAAATTTTACCTTCATGTGACGCCCATAGTCGTTGGAGAAGAAATAATCCTTTGGGCAATGAAATCATTATCGTCCAAGGTAGTTGCGTCTACTGCATTCTGTTTCGTGTAAAATTTAGTGTTTCCCCAAATGTAATTCAAGGTTTTCCGATAGTTCTAGAGAGTTTGTGCATGGAACGTCCCAGACTCCCAGGGGGACTCTAGGACTCTTAAGGTCCCAGAAAATGGAACATCTGTTTAAAAATAATCAGATAAAACCTTAGCCATAAAGACGAAAAAATGAGACAAAACAACAAAGATACCTGTGATGCACAGAAGTGTCAATGAATCTCACAATTGGCCGGAGAAATTACAAGATTCATAGATGTGAACATTGCCAATTCCAACTGAAACAGCcttgtaaaagaaaaaaattacaggACGATATTTTTACTCAACGCAAATCAGCCTTGTAAATTTAGATACTACCAATGGTAAAAGCACAAATTTTGTGCCacgtcaacaaaaaaaaaaaacacatcttATTTTCCTGATATTTCTTTCTCATAATTTTGAAAACCACATTTACTTTACTCTCTCTCCACATCTAAAATTCTCAATTCTCTCTAAACCCTAACATATCTTTGTTAATTGATCCCTCTTCTTCGTTAAGTAAAGTAGTGCTTATCATTAAATGTTTTCCATTTTTGCATTTTTGCATGCTTCTTATTTTTGCACAGATTTCTCGTTAATTATGCAATTCATAGATGGTAGCATTTTCTCTTGTTTAATCTTGCTTCTTGTTAGATGACTTGTGTGAAATGGAATCACTTCATCTTGATTGACTGTGTTGTTCCTCTGGCCTGATTCAAATTTCGTTGTTTCTATCTtcggatggttttttttttttttgaaaatagaaATATATTACTTGAAACATACAAGGCTAATCATTTGATTCAGTCTCATTAGGAGTAAGCTCAGATAGAGTTGTCCTGCTGATAATTGAATCTGTAAGATTAGCCTCCTCTTGAACTGATACAAGATTTGTACTTATATTACAAGATTCGTAAGCTTTGAACGTCCTCTTGAACTGATACAAAATTTGTATTTATATTACAAGATTCGTAAACTTTGAACGTGTTAAAAGCAATTGTTGGAATTAAAAATAAGGGAGCTTGGTCTAACCAAGAAATTGCAgtgttattttttcttcttttctttgccAACTGGTCTGCCACTTTGTTTGCTCGTCTGTCTACGTACTGGAAACCCAAAAAAGATACTATTTGTTCTACTAGCTTCTTTACT
Above is a genomic segment from Papaver somniferum cultivar HN1 chromosome 10, ASM357369v1, whole genome shotgun sequence containing:
- the LOC113315094 gene encoding hexokinase-1-like; amino-acid sequence: MKSSETKAMTILKEFREQCATPIEQLREVADAMTAEMHAGLASEGGSKLNMLNSYVNNLPTGDEHGLFYALDLGGTNFRVLRVQLAGRDGRVAKQEFAEVSIPAELMTATSGELFDFIAKELARFISTEGEGFFLRPGSQRELGFTFSFPVKQLSISSGTLIRWTKGFSIDDAVDKDVVVELTKALDGQGIDMCVAALVNDTIGTLAGGKYFNNDVAAAVILGTGTNAAYAERAHGLLPKSGEMVINTEWGNFQSSHLPVTKYDQALDQDSLNVGEQIFEKIISGMYLGDIVRRVLCKMSEEAGFFGDIVPPKLRTRFVLRTPEMCAMHHDTSADLRVVGSKLKDIFGISDTSLETRRVVVDLCNIVATRAARLSAAGILGILKKMGKDTVKEGEKQRTVVAVDGGLFEHYTKFRSCLKSTLNELLGDEVSHTVVIEHANDGSGIGAALLAASHSQYH